A region from the Halosolutus gelatinilyticus genome encodes:
- a CDS encoding PHP domain-containing protein, which yields MPYADLHVHTTRSDGELELAEIPVAARRAGVDVVALTDHDRLQPFDDSVVERDGVAIVHGIELRVEIEGSGRRVDLLGYGVEPTDALDGLVERIQRNRRERGRAIVDCVEDRLGVDLGLTIDEGFGRPHVARAIDAHSEIPHDYEGAFDELIGDGDPCFVPREIPSFERGRTVLGEACSIVSLAHPLRYRDPERALARAADLDAVELHYPYARDVDLTPVERTIERHDLLATGGSDAHDDELGRAGLTEAAYRRLGLPAR from the coding sequence ATGCCGTACGCCGATCTGCACGTCCACACGACGCGCTCGGACGGGGAACTGGAGCTCGCGGAAATCCCCGTCGCGGCCCGCCGGGCCGGCGTGGACGTCGTCGCCCTCACTGATCACGATCGGTTGCAGCCGTTCGACGACTCCGTCGTCGAGCGCGACGGCGTCGCGATCGTCCACGGGATCGAACTTCGCGTGGAAATCGAAGGAAGCGGCCGGCGCGTCGATCTGCTTGGATACGGCGTCGAGCCGACCGACGCGCTCGACGGACTCGTCGAGCGGATCCAGCGGAACCGCCGGGAACGCGGGCGAGCGATCGTCGACTGCGTCGAGGATCGACTCGGCGTCGACCTCGGGCTGACGATCGACGAAGGGTTCGGACGGCCCCACGTCGCCCGCGCGATCGACGCCCACTCCGAGATTCCACACGACTACGAGGGCGCCTTCGACGAACTCATCGGCGACGGCGACCCCTGCTTCGTGCCGCGGGAGATCCCGTCGTTCGAACGGGGGCGAACCGTGCTCGGCGAGGCCTGCTCGATAGTTTCGCTTGCCCATCCGCTGCGGTATCGCGACCCGGAACGGGCGCTGGCTCGCGCGGCCGACCTCGACGCGGTCGAGTTACACTATCCCTACGCCCGCGACGTCGACCTGACGCCGGTCGAACGAACGATCGAACGGCACGACCTCCTCGCAACCGGCGGGAGCGACGCGCACGACGACGAACTCGGTCGCGCCGGGCTGACGGAAGCGGCGTATCGACGGCTCGGCCTTCCGGCGAGGTAA
- a CDS encoding GNAT family N-acetyltransferase — MTRIRELRPADAPALTALYEEYAWWDDRDVDAVRKALTETEVAVGVEDDGDLVAGARVLTDYRYYATVYDVLVAADRRGEGFGERLLNAVVSRSDLETVPGLSLLCHEGLVLFYESIGFEPFGPEFEIPEGGTAELLRMTYERADESPASE; from the coding sequence GTGACGCGCATCCGAGAGCTGAGGCCCGCCGACGCGCCGGCGCTGACGGCGCTCTACGAGGAGTACGCCTGGTGGGACGACCGCGACGTCGACGCCGTTCGCAAGGCGTTGACCGAGACCGAGGTTGCCGTCGGCGTCGAGGACGACGGCGACCTGGTCGCCGGCGCGCGGGTGCTGACCGACTACCGGTACTACGCGACGGTCTACGATGTGCTCGTCGCGGCCGATCGGCGCGGCGAGGGCTTCGGCGAGCGACTGCTGAACGCGGTCGTCTCCCGCTCCGACCTGGAGACGGTTCCGGGCTTGTCGCTGCTCTGTCACGAGGGATTGGTACTGTTCTACGAATCGATCGGCTTCGAACCGTTCGGCCCCGAGTTCGAGATTCCCGAAGGCGGCACCGCGGAACTCCTCCGGATGACCTACGAACGCGCCGACGAATCGCCCGCTTCCGAGTAG
- a CDS encoding DUF5789 family protein, with product MLLNGTGDVIDDYEYPATTEELIEEHGDRTLELPNGSETVAEVLARLESETFENPEDARFAIYGAVSDKAIGRVGYSDRDPTPVGSPYTPDAVSF from the coding sequence ATGCTGCTCAACGGCACCGGCGACGTCATCGACGACTACGAGTATCCCGCGACCACCGAGGAACTGATCGAGGAACACGGCGACCGGACCCTCGAACTCCCGAACGGCTCCGAGACGGTCGCCGAGGTACTCGCCCGACTCGAGTCCGAGACTTTCGAAAATCCGGAGGACGCTCGCTTCGCGATCTACGGTGCGGTGAGCGACAAGGCGATCGGTCGCGTCGGCTACAGCGATCGCGATCCGACGCCGGTCGGGAGTCCGTACACGCCGGACGCGGTGTCGTTCTAG
- a CDS encoding DUF5784 family protein, whose product MARPLRFRYSPQTWSEQRVRRDLLQPLRSNIGARAVTPRYEIGADWETHRFEMQNGDVALFARDDDSGAYWMGNTETPSSLWRTDKFGWREVPYHVARWTQRELLSTLHEEDPWLADYPHLSWFFLPVFMSKDGRESTRAFFRQHAAGFPDAGRREATRFFEEFLETGVLDDYRHVMSGKLGTSDHVDRVRMSAAMAEFIAAKLLTDAGYDVVPEIEVTTGHSLDFRATDAETNVLVEVTRPQPPNTRSASGPIAAVRETAETKTNGQLAEHGGGAVLFVDCSSFRDDAWNAVRGEQPDVRHRPAVVYRVRPNGRAEGYRKGGVPLELSDAIEFLD is encoded by the coding sequence GTGGCACGGCCCCTTCGCTTTCGATACTCGCCCCAGACCTGGAGCGAGCAACGAGTTCGACGCGATCTTCTCCAGCCGCTCCGGTCGAATATCGGCGCTCGCGCCGTCACGCCGCGATACGAGATCGGGGCCGACTGGGAGACGCACCGCTTCGAGATGCAAAACGGCGACGTCGCGCTGTTCGCCCGCGACGACGATTCGGGGGCCTACTGGATGGGCAACACCGAGACGCCGTCGTCGCTGTGGCGCACCGACAAGTTCGGCTGGCGGGAAGTCCCCTACCACGTCGCTCGGTGGACGCAGCGGGAACTGCTCTCGACGCTCCACGAGGAGGACCCCTGGCTCGCGGACTACCCGCACCTCTCGTGGTTTTTCCTCCCCGTATTCATGTCCAAGGACGGCCGCGAGTCGACGCGCGCGTTCTTCCGACAACACGCCGCCGGCTTTCCCGACGCCGGCCGCCGCGAGGCGACGCGCTTCTTCGAGGAGTTCCTCGAGACCGGCGTTCTCGACGACTATCGGCACGTGATGTCCGGCAAACTCGGCACCAGCGACCACGTCGATCGCGTGCGCATGAGCGCCGCGATGGCCGAGTTCATCGCCGCGAAGCTCCTCACCGACGCCGGCTACGACGTCGTCCCCGAGATCGAAGTGACGACGGGCCACTCGCTTGACTTCCGGGCGACGGACGCCGAGACTAACGTGCTCGTCGAGGTCACCCGGCCCCAGCCGCCGAACACCCGCTCGGCGTCGGGCCCGATCGCCGCCGTCCGCGAGACGGCCGAGACGAAGACGAACGGACAACTCGCCGAACACGGTGGGGGCGCCGTCCTCTTCGTCGACTGCTCGAGTTTCCGCGACGACGCCTGGAACGCCGTCCGCGGCGAACAACCCGACGTCCGACACCGCCCCGCCGTCGTCTACCGCGTCCGACCGAACGGGCGCGCCGAGGGCTACCGAAAGGGCGGCGTGCCGCTCGAACTGAGCGACGCGATCGAGTTTCTGGACTAA
- a CDS encoding YkgJ family cysteine cluster protein has translation MEVNCAGCAGCCLDWRSLLDRVDGTDSDFDRECDGDGTRRRLCAPEADDDAPRREPLDDDVNFVPLTRDEVRAFLDRGLAAALTPRFWAAADEAESVEIDGRSLAAIAGRPVFFVGLRKPPKPVAPFGREEPAWLPTCTFLDPTTLQCRIHEDDLFPAECGAYPEHNLALDQETECERVESAFGGERLLDGDHGDPEGLLLGSQAIGAKLFCHPEPDRLDGIVGRAASGGLTATDRAECLAVAAASSPGTVAISDHHYERALETIGVHDGEDGPDGDENGDENGDESWVGPAIREWVDRRRNADGTVPSPTVARTVEEARGAPKTPGWDAIE, from the coding sequence ATGGAGGTGAACTGTGCGGGCTGTGCCGGCTGTTGTCTGGACTGGCGATCGCTCCTCGACCGGGTCGACGGGACCGACTCCGATTTCGATCGGGAGTGCGACGGAGACGGCACTCGCCGCAGACTGTGCGCTCCGGAGGCCGACGACGACGCGCCCCGCCGGGAGCCCCTCGACGACGACGTCAACTTCGTGCCGTTGACCCGCGACGAGGTGCGGGCGTTCCTCGATCGCGGGCTGGCCGCCGCCCTGACGCCGCGGTTCTGGGCGGCCGCCGACGAGGCCGAGAGCGTCGAGATCGACGGGCGCTCGCTGGCCGCGATCGCGGGGCGGCCGGTCTTTTTCGTCGGCCTGCGGAAGCCGCCGAAACCCGTCGCCCCGTTCGGGCGCGAGGAGCCGGCGTGGCTCCCGACGTGTACCTTCCTCGATCCGACGACGCTCCAGTGTCGCATCCACGAGGACGACCTCTTCCCCGCCGAGTGCGGTGCCTATCCCGAACACAACCTTGCGCTCGACCAGGAGACCGAGTGCGAGCGCGTCGAGTCGGCCTTCGGCGGCGAGCGGTTACTCGACGGCGACCACGGCGATCCCGAGGGCCTGTTGCTGGGGTCGCAGGCGATCGGCGCGAAGCTCTTCTGTCACCCCGAACCCGACCGACTCGACGGGATCGTCGGGCGGGCCGCGAGCGGCGGCCTGACGGCGACCGATCGCGCGGAGTGTCTCGCGGTCGCGGCCGCCTCGAGTCCGGGTACGGTCGCGATCTCCGACCACCATTACGAGCGGGCGCTCGAGACGATCGGCGTACACGACGGGGAGGACGGGCCCGACGGCGACGAGAACGGGGACGAAAATGGTGACGAGAGCTGGGTCGGCCCGGCCATCCGGGAGTGGGTCGACCGTCGCCGTAACGCTGACGGGACGGTCCCGTCGCCGACCGTCGCGAGGACCGTCGAGGAGGCCCGCGGCGCCCCGAAGACGCCGGGGTGGGACGCGATCGAGTGA
- a CDS encoding DUF6757 family protein, translated as MHCHYCDREAAFAAESDGLKVGLCEEHFRERLQELAEADGLEKLKEEVDVDRAE; from the coding sequence ATGCACTGCCACTACTGCGACCGGGAGGCCGCGTTCGCGGCCGAATCCGACGGGCTCAAAGTCGGGCTCTGCGAGGAGCACTTCCGCGAGCGGTTGCAGGAGCTCGCCGAGGCTGACGGACTCGAGAAGCTCAAAGAGGAAGTCGACGTCGATCGCGCCGAATAA
- a CDS encoding DUF7561 family protein, with product MGQNSCDGCGRTVTVAGGMANFWTFGDRDGSDGTAMTLAFEDGSEHLLCYPCIAALPDHATAADVEQLEQVDAETSRLA from the coding sequence ATGGGACAGAACTCCTGTGACGGCTGCGGTCGAACGGTCACGGTCGCCGGCGGGATGGCCAACTTCTGGACCTTCGGCGATCGCGACGGCAGCGACGGGACGGCGATGACGCTGGCGTTCGAGGACGGCTCGGAACACCTGCTGTGCTATCCCTGTATCGCGGCACTGCCGGACCACGCGACGGCCGCCGACGTCGAGCAGTTGGAGCAGGTCGACGCGGAGACGTCGCGGCTAGCGTAG
- a CDS encoding DUF5786 family protein, translating into MSMGAYDEDEHERREQQASKVDADFDDERTIYRGEVEYDSGDSTEALLSQFEEIKSK; encoded by the coding sequence ATGTCAATGGGTGCCTATGATGAAGATGAGCACGAGCGACGCGAACAGCAAGCCTCGAAGGTCGACGCGGATTTCGACGACGAGCGGACGATCTATCGCGGCGAGGTCGAGTACGACTCCGGCGATTCGACGGAGGCGCTCCTGAGCCAGTTCGAGGAGATCAAATCCAAGTAG